The Fusobacterium varium genome includes a region encoding these proteins:
- a CDS encoding SDR family oxidoreductase, translating to ADPFDLMGAVVFLASKASDYVNGHILAVDGGWLVR from the coding sequence GGGCAGATCCATTTGATTTAATGGGAGCAGTAGTATTCTTAGCAAGTAAAGCATCAGACTATGTAAACGGACACATCTTAGCAGTAGATGGTGGATGGCTAGTTAGATAG